From a region of the Halorubrum sp. BV1 genome:
- a CDS encoding DMT family transporter: MSRLRTTSLFLLLAAVWGSAFMAINAGLAYFPPVLFAAFRFDVAGVVMLGYAAYAVDDPFPRGRDEWSVVAVGATLIIAAYHAFLFVGESDPAVTSAVAAVIVSLSPVLTTVFARAFLPSERLTAVGVVGLLVGLAGAVVLAAPDPANLTGSGTVAKFLVLLAAAAFALGSVLTRAADTEMSIETMEAWSMLLGAVLTHLLSLGLGESTADVTWSTEALLALAYLAVAASGLGFLIYFRLLDRLGPIEINLVSYVAPVFAALAGWAFLGEGVTPNTVAGFAIICVGFALVKRAALRETLREYGVVG, encoded by the coding sequence GTGAGCCGACTACGGACCACCTCGTTGTTCCTCCTCCTCGCCGCCGTCTGGGGATCGGCGTTCATGGCGATCAACGCCGGGCTGGCGTACTTTCCGCCGGTGTTGTTCGCGGCGTTCCGCTTCGACGTCGCCGGCGTCGTGATGCTCGGGTACGCCGCCTACGCCGTCGACGACCCGTTTCCCCGGGGCCGCGACGAGTGGAGCGTCGTCGCGGTCGGCGCGACGCTTATCATCGCCGCGTACCACGCGTTCCTCTTCGTCGGCGAGAGCGACCCGGCCGTGACGAGCGCCGTCGCGGCCGTGATCGTCAGCCTCTCGCCCGTCCTGACGACGGTGTTCGCGCGGGCGTTTCTCCCCTCGGAGCGGCTGACCGCCGTCGGCGTCGTCGGCCTGCTCGTCGGGCTCGCGGGCGCGGTCGTGCTCGCCGCGCCCGACCCGGCGAACCTGACCGGCAGCGGCACCGTCGCCAAGTTCCTCGTGTTGCTCGCGGCGGCCGCCTTCGCGCTCGGGTCGGTTCTGACCCGCGCCGCCGACACGGAGATGTCGATAGAGACGATGGAGGCGTGGTCGATGCTCCTCGGGGCCGTCCTGACGCACCTGCTCTCTTTGGGGCTCGGCGAGTCGACCGCCGACGTGACGTGGTCGACGGAGGCGCTCCTCGCGCTCGCGTACCTCGCCGTCGCTGCGAGCGGGCTCGGCTTCCTCATCTACTTCCGGCTGCTCGACCGGCTCGGCCCGATCGAGATCAACCTCGTCTCGTACGTCGCGCCCGTCTTCGCCGCGCTCGCTGGGTGGGCGTTCCTCGGCGAGGGCGTCACCCCAAACACGGTCGCCGGCTTCGCTATCATCTGTGTCGGCTTCGCGCTGGTGAAACGCGCCGCGCTCCGGGAGACGCTCCGCGAGTACGGCGTCGTCGGGTGA
- a CDS encoding RNA-binding domain-containing protein gives MIYSVDVDIRAPVRDTEVTDRVADAVSNVFPDAELTHENGALVAETHTLDAFSDVLHEQEILDTARRVFLNNATDEGFSFSLKKQAAFEGVVNFAVGESDELGEIDVDVRVREPDVEAFIDYVAPETDEGRPVDPVREYGDRFDPEDAEY, from the coding sequence GTGATCTACAGCGTCGACGTCGACATCAGAGCCCCGGTCCGCGACACCGAAGTGACCGACCGGGTCGCCGACGCGGTGTCGAACGTCTTCCCGGACGCGGAGCTGACCCACGAGAACGGCGCGCTCGTCGCCGAGACTCATACCCTCGACGCCTTCTCCGACGTGCTCCACGAACAGGAGATCCTCGATACGGCTCGGCGGGTCTTCCTGAACAACGCCACGGACGAGGGGTTCTCCTTCTCGCTCAAGAAACAGGCCGCCTTCGAGGGCGTGGTCAACTTCGCCGTCGGCGAATCCGACGAACTCGGCGAGATCGACGTCGACGTCCGCGTCCGTGAGCCCGACGTCGAGGCGTTTATCGACTACGTCGCGCCCGAGACCGACGAGGGGCGACCGGTCGATCCGGTCCGCGAGTACGGCGACCGGTTCGATCCCGAGGACGCGGAGTACTGA
- a CDS encoding AAA family ATPase — protein MNVIGTVGLPGSGKGEAANVAEDAGIPVVVMGDVIRAECRRRGLDPAEHHGRIAGALREEEGDDAIAARTLPLIREAAAESDGDTVLVDGLRSTVELERFREAFGDDFTLVAVRAPFELRAERLDDRDRDDSDSDLEALRERDAREIDLGLGETLERADAEIDNTGTLAAFRTRVREVLGIDDGGEDTGGRADEPDSATPDPTAADAGGDGA, from the coding sequence AACCGTCGGCCTCCCCGGGAGCGGCAAGGGGGAGGCGGCGAACGTGGCCGAGGACGCGGGCATCCCCGTGGTCGTGATGGGCGACGTGATCCGCGCGGAGTGTCGTCGCCGCGGTCTCGACCCGGCGGAACACCACGGCCGGATCGCCGGCGCGCTCCGCGAGGAGGAGGGCGACGACGCCATCGCCGCCCGCACGCTCCCGCTGATCCGCGAGGCGGCGGCAGAGAGCGACGGCGATACCGTCCTCGTCGACGGTCTCCGCTCGACGGTCGAACTGGAGCGCTTCCGCGAGGCGTTCGGCGACGACTTCACGCTCGTCGCGGTCCGCGCTCCCTTCGAACTCCGCGCCGAACGCCTCGACGATCGCGACCGCGACGACTCCGACTCCGATCTGGAGGCCCTCCGCGAGCGCGACGCCCGCGAGATCGACCTCGGCCTCGGCGAGACGCTGGAGCGCGCCGACGCGGAGATCGACAACACCGGGACGCTGGCGGCGTTTCGGACCCGCGTGCGAGAGGTCCTCGGGATTGACGACGGGGGCGAGGACACCGGCGGGCGCGCGGACGAGCCGGATTCCGCGACCCCGGACCCCACGGCCGCCGACGCCGGAGGTGACGGCGCGTGA